The sequence below is a genomic window from Oscillospiraceae bacterium.
CTTATAAAGGTCACTTTTGGCCATAAAGGGTGTTTTTGTAAGGAGCCAGCCTCTCTTTTCCTCTTCATCCTCAACAAAGCGCTGAAGCTGCTGAATGATTTTAGCACCCTTAGGAAGCATAATAGGTAAGCCTTGTCCAATAACATCAGAGGTTGTAAAAAGCTCTAATTCTCTGCCAAGCTTATTGTGGTCACGCTTTTTAGCCTCTTCGATTCTTGCAAGATGCTCTTCAAGCATAGAAGCTTTAGGAAAAGCAGTGCCGTAAATTCTTTGAAGCATCTTATTGTTACTGTTTCCACGCCAATATGCGCCAGTACAAGATGTAAGGGCAATCGCCTTTACATCTGAAACATCCTTTAAATGAGGGCCTGCACAAAGGTCTGTAAACTCGCCCTGAGTGTATATTGTTATATTTTCGCTTTCTTCAAGGTCGTTTATAAGTTCAATTTTATAAGGCTCATTTTTTTCTTCAAAAAGCTTTAATGCTTCTTCTCTTGAAATTGTTTCTTTAGAAAGAGAATATCCTTCTTTAACAATATTCTTCATTTCTGCAAGTATTTTATCAAGGCAATCAGCAGTAAATGTAACATCGCTGTCGAAATCATAATAAAATCCGTTATCTATCGCAGGTCCGATAGTAAGCTTAGCATCAGGATAAAGGCGCTTTACAGCTTGAGCAAGAATATGAGATGCGGTATGCCAAAAAGCCTTCTTTCCCTGTTCATCATCAAAAGTAAACGCTTTTATATCACAATCATCAGTAATAACAGTATTAAGATCGCAAACTGTACCATTTACTTCAGCAACGAGAGTTTTTCTTAAAAGACCTTGAGAAATACTACCGATAATATCCCCTGCTGTTGCATTTTTTTCAAATTCAATAATTTTTCCGTCCGGAAGCTTAGCTTTCATTTTAAACGCCTTTGGCAAGCACAAAATCAATTGCGCAGCCATTTTCCTTTCCTTTTATATTATCAAAAAAGAGGGAAACGGTTTCCCGTTTCCCACGAAATCACCTTGTATTTTATTATACAACTTATGACAAAGTTTGTCAAACAGTAATTTTCTCGCCGTTTATATATTTTTCACAGCTTGAAAATATTTTTTCTACTGAGGTTTTATTAACGCTGTAAATACCCTCTCCGTTAATCTTAACAAACATATTTCTGTCATCAATTTTATAGAAGCTTATAACATCTTTCTTGCCGTCTGTTTTATTAAAGGTTATAGTAGCTTCTAAGGATCCTGTTCGATTATCCGACAACCCGTTTTGCGTAGTTCCGATAATTACTTGATAAAGCTTTCTAAAGGTATCCTGAGGATATTCTTTTCCGTTGTATTTAACAATCATATCTTCAGTATCTTCAGCATCGGAATTTAACAAATCAAAAGAATATGTCTTATTATATCCTTCAACAGTAATGTTTTTAACAGTATTTATATTAGTGATATAAACAAGAGAAGCGCACATTTGGTCTGTAGTAACATCGTTAAATGCACTGACATAAGAGGAAGAAACAGAATATATTAAATCTCTGCCTTCAAACATAGCATAATATTTTCCGTTTTCTTTTTCTTTACCTATCTTAATAGTTTCTTTAAAGCTTTCTGTAGAGATAACCTTGGTTTCTCCTGTTGTGCTGTCAGTTTCAGTTTCCTCAACAGTATATTTATAGGTAAACACTATATTGGGAGTTAAAAGGCCATACTCTTCAAGTAATTTATTATCAAATTCGTCAGCAACAACCTTTTCAAAGGTAAATCCGCTAATAGCATTTATTACCTTAGAAACAGTTTCAGTATCTGTAGCACACTTAACAGGGGCAACCATTTCATAAATAGACTGATATGTTCCCTCGTTTTTTTTGATTTCTTCGTCTGAAAGAACCTCTAATTCATATACAGTTTTATTTCCATTAATAAGCTTTACATATTTAACGTTTTCGTTTGTAGCCTTAGTATCAGTTGAAGTTGTATATAAATCCAAATTAGTATATTCATAACAGTAAAAATCATATGCATCTACAAGGAAAACCTCGTCACTATCGCCTTTTTTTAAATATATTCCCCCGTTTAACGCTTCATCTCCCAAAAGAATTGTATGAGAAGCTCCGTCGTTTTGAGAAACGGTGATAGTCGCTTTTGGCTCAGACAATCCGTAGATAGATAAATCCTCAGGAGCTTTATTTACAGATTGTGTAGCTTCAATTTTTACGACCTCAGAAACAACAGATGAAATTTTCGATATGTTTTGAGGCAGTGAATCTTTACCTTTAAGTTTAAAATCGTTTCCTTCTTTTACAAGAGAAATTTCTCCGTTTTGATTTTTTACATCAATAGCAGTAACTGTTGATTTATCAACTTCAAATACTTTTACAGGCTCTGAAGAAAGCTCAGAGCTTGAATCTGCATCCTTTGAAGGAAATAACAACAGTAGTAAAAGAGCAACAACCAAAACCACTGCTACAATTGCAATAGCAATAATACCTTTAATATTTTTTATCATAAGTGTTTTCTCCTCATGTATATTATAACACCGATTATTATAAGTACTATCGGAATCATAAATACAAAGAGCATTATAAATATTGAAACGATATTTCCTGAAGCATTAAGAGGTTCTGCCGCTATTGTTTTAGCAACTATAGCAAACCCTGTTTCATTAAGTCCGGAAACAGAATTTAAAACATTAACAATGAAACGGCTGTTTCCAAACATACTTGTAGAAAGAAAAGCTTCATCTGAAATAGCAGATGTTCCTGAAACTATAAGACTTCCGGAGAGCTCCTTATTGTCATTATCGTTATCATATCTGAGCTTTTTGGAACGAACCACTACATTGAAAGGACCGTCAATATCCCCTTCATCTTTTTCAAGGTCGTATACGTCTTTTATTTCAACGCTCGAAGGCTTAGCAATAGAATCCTCTGAGCTTGAAATTATACTTGAAACGCTTACAATAGAGTCCTTAGCATCAAAAAGAATTGATAAAGGTCTTGCTTCTCCTAAAAATGTATGGAAATTATAGTTTTTCGCTGTACCTATAATAGAAGTATCAGAATAAGTCAAGGACTGAGTATAGGTATAAATAGAAATATTGGAGGTTGATTCTACAACCTTTTCATTTCCTATACCTATTCCCCACTCTGCAATATAATTTTCCAATTTTTCAAGCTTGGGAGTTGATGCTGAAAAGAAAGCAAATGTATTTATTCCGTAATTTTCATCATTGGTCATTATTTTATCCAATAAATCAATCTCTTCGGAGGTGAAATCAGTTAAAGGATTGTTAATAAAAATAGCCTTTGTGTTTTCAGTAATTTCTGCCTTTTGCAATTCTGATGAGGTTACTTTATATCCATTATTGGAAAGTAAGCCTTTAAAACCGTTATCGTATTCTTCACCGTGTCCTGTTATAAAAATAACATCATAAACTACATCTTTGGTAGCATAAATAATACCCGAAGAAATAGCCTGTTCTCCCTTGAAATTGCTGTTTTCATCAAATAAATCCGCACTTGTGATTTCCTTATATCTTAAATCAGTGGAAACAACAATAGCTGCATCGGAAGACAAATCAGTCCATTCTCTGTTTTTGATATAATCAGGGTTTTTAATTGTATCAATATATTTAACAGAAATTGATGAGCTATAGCGCTTATAGTTATCGAGCATCTCTGTCAAATAAGCAGGCAAGCTTTCTTCTCCAAACAGAACAGTAATCTCTGTATTGGTTTTTACCGTTTTTAGAAGGTCTATTGTATCATCAGTAAGCTCATAAATGTTTTCACTGGTAACGTCAAGCTTCATAGGAAAACGCTCAACAAGCATATTTAAAACAACGTTAAAGATAACAACAATTGCTATAAAGCCTACAACGATTCCTGTTGACAAGGTAGCCATTTTTCTTTTTCTTGAGCTTTTAAATTGTTTTTTTACATTTTTATCTGCCATTGTTAACTCCACCTCCTCTTTTCAAATACTCTTACAGTTAAGAATAAAAATATCGCTGTTATGCTTAAATAATACACAATAGCAGTAAAATCAAGCATTCCTGATGCAAAAGTATTATATTTATCAAAAATTGCAAGTACACCGATAAAAGAGCTGATACCGCTTACAATTATCTCGGGAAGTCCTGTTGTAAATGAAACAATAACATAGGCAAAGGAGCTGGCAAGATAGGAAAGAAATAAAATGATAAGAGTTAAGAGTGCACTTACAAGAGCACTTTCTGTAAGAGAAGATACAAATACACCTATTGAAACAACAGCCGCTCCTAAAAGAAACAATCCCAAATAATTAGCAAAAACAATTCCCCATTCAAGCTGACCGAAAATAACAACAATCAGCATATAAATAAAGGTTATAGCCATTGAAATTAAATAAACAATATAGCTTGCTAAAAATTTACCTAATACAATTTGTGTTAAAGAAACAGGAGAGGTAAGCAACAATTGGTCTGTTTTTGATTTCTTTTCATCTGAAAATATCTTCATTGACAAAATCGCAACAATAATAATTATCCAAAGGACAAGACTTGAAAAAAATGATGTTACATCACTTGTCATAGATGCCAAAGTTGAAGATAAAAAAGAAAAAGCTGAAAGAAAAGTAAAGCCGCCTATAACTACATATGCAAGAGGAGATAAAAACATTGAGCGCAATTCTTTTTTCAAAATAGCAATCATTCTTTTATTCCTCCTTTATTTTCACCAACTATATTAAGGAATGCATCTTCAAGAGTCATATCTACAGGTTTGAGCTCTAAAATAGGCATATCCTTCTCTGCAAGAGCTTTAAACATAGGACGTCTGATATCAATTCCTGACTGAGCTTCTATAAGGAAATCACAGGTTCCCTTTTCAAAGCTTGTTGTAGGCTCACAGTATTTTACTCCGTCAATATTTTTTAACACCTTAAGAGCTTCATTTTGATTTGCTCCTATGCGTATTGACATTTTAAGATTTGTATTTTCTTTTGTAAGTAAATCCTGAGTACTGTCAGCAACAAGACGTCCGTTATTGATAACAAGAATTCTTTCGCATACCGCTTGAATTTCTGAAAGAATATGTGAGCTTAAAATAACTGTTCTGCTTTTTCCGAGTCTTTTAATAAGATTTCTTATTTCAATTATTTCTTTAGGGTCAAGACCTACAGTAGGCTCGTCAAGAATAAGCACTTCGGGCGCATTTATTAAAGCCTGAGCAAGTCCCACTCTTTGTTTATAGCCTTTTGAAAGATTTCCTATAAGACGATTATAAACATCTTTTATTTTAACAACCTCACACACTTCTTTTATATGGGGCTTTCTTTCAAGAGTACATCCTTTAAGGTCATAAACAAAATTAAGATACTCTTTAACAGTCATATCAAAATATAAAGGTGGCTGTTCAGGCAAATATCCTATTTTCTTTTTCGCCGCTGCAGGATTTTCAAAAATATCAAATCCGCCGATTTTAACAGTTCCCGTATTAGCAGACAAATAACCGGTCATTATGTTCATAGTTGTCGACTTTCCCGCACCGTTAGGACCTAACAGTCCGACAATTTCGCCGGCTTCTATGCTGAAGTTAACATTATTTACTGCAACCTTAGAACCGTAAAGCTTAGATAAATTACTAACTTCTATCATTTGCTTTTTCCTTTCACACAAATTATATAGTTTTAATTTACAATATTTAAAACTATAAAAAATGTAATTTAATATAAAAAATTGTAAATAAATTTTTAATTTTGTTTAATATCTATTTTAATGCTTAGTTCTTCAAGTTGCTTAGCTTCAACCTCAGAAGGACAAGAGTTCATAAGCTCTGATGCATTTTGTACTTTCGGGAAAGCAATAACGTCACGTATAGAATCTCTCTTAGCCATAAGCATAATAAGTCTGTCAAGACCAAATGCCAAGCCACCGTGAGGAGGTACTCCGTATTTGAATGCGTTTAATAAAAATCCAAATTTATCCTGAGCCTCTTCATTGGTAAATCCAAGAGTACGGAACATCTTTTGCTGAAGCTCCTGAGAGTGAATTCTTATAGAACCGCCACCCAATTCAACGCCGTTTAAAACCATATCATACGCTCTTGCACGTACTTTCAACGGCTCTGTTTCCATATACTCAATATCTTCTTCCATAGGTGCAGTAAAAGGATGATGCATAGCTACGCAACGGTTTTCCTCTTCATCAAATTCAACAAGAGGAAATTCGGTAACCCAAAGGAATTTATATTCATCCTCGTTAATAAGCTGTAATCTCTTAGCAATTTCGCAACGTAATGCACCCAAAGAAGCATATACTACAGAATTCTTATCAGCCACTACAAAGATAACATCATTGTCTTCAAAATCAGCTTTTTTCTTAATATTCTCAAGCACTTGCTCATCGGTAATAAATTTAGCAAAGGATGATGTTACTTCTCCGTTTAGAGATTTCATCCAAGCAAGTCCCTTTGCACCGTAAGTCTTAACAAATTCTGCAAGTCCGTCTATTTCACGGCGTGACATATTCTGTGCAAAGCCTTTAATATTAATACAACGAACACTGCCGCCGTTTTCTAAAGTACTGTCAAATACCTTAAAGCCGCAGTTTTCCACTTCTTTTGAAATATCACAAAGTTCAAAACCGAAGCGGATATCAGGCTTATCAGAGCCAAATCTGTCCATAGCCTCTTTATAGGGCATTCTTAAAAATGGAGTTTGTATTTCAATACCCAAAGCTTCTTCAAAAGCTTTTTTGATAAAGCCTTCATTTATGCTCATAATATCATTTTCATCAATAAATGACATTTCCAAGTCTATCTGAGTAAATTCAGGCTGTCTGTCAGCACGCAAATCTTCGTCACGGAAGCAACGGGCAATTTGCATATATCTATCATATCCTGATAACATAAGAAGCTGTTTATACAACTGAGGTGACTGAGGAAGCGCATAGAATGAGCCGGGATGCACTCTGCTGGGCACCAAATAGTCTCTTGCACCTTCAGGGGTACTTTTAGTCATTATAGGAGTTTCTATCTCTAAAAATCCATTTTTATCGTAGTAATCTCTTGCGATTTTTACTACTCTATGACGTAGCATAAGACATCTTTGAACATCTGGGCGTCTTAAATCCAAATAACGATATTTTAAACGTAGCTCTTCGTTTGTCTGACAGTTTTCAACAATTTCAAAGGGTGGGGTCTGAGCAACTGACAATACAGTCAAACCATCAACAAGAATTTCTACTTCACCTGTAGCAATAGTTTTATTTATTGCTCCTTCTCCTCTTCCTCTTACCTTTCCTGTTGCTTGCAAAACAAACTCAGAACGTATGGAATAAGCTTTATCAAAAAGCTCCTTGCTGTAAGCTTCATCAAAGGTAAGCTGAACAATACCTGTTCTATCTCTCAAATCAATAAATAAAAGACCGCCGAGATTTCTTGTTCTTTGTACCCATCCCGTAACAGTATGTACCTGACCTATATCAGATGAGTTAAAATTTCCGCAATATTTTGTTCTTTTCATATAGCTCAATTCCTTTATTTCAAAAATTCAATTATTTTTTCTATTTCAATTTCTGTTTTTTCGCCGGATTGCATATCTTTAATTACAGCTTTCTGAGCTTCAACCTCATTATCACCCAAAACAACTGTATAACGCGCATTTATTTTATCGGCATATTTCATTTGCGCCTTTAATCCTCTGCCAACAATATCTGTTTCTGCAGAAAATCCCAATCGACGTAAAACAAGTGTTTGTTTTATTGCTTCATTTTTTCCTTTTTCACCAATATAAGCAAAATAAATATCGGATTTAGGCTGAGTGTCAAACTCTATGCCTTGTGCTTCCATAAGAAGCAAAATTCGTTCTAATCCCATAGCAAAGCCTATACCCGCTAAAGCCTGGTCTCCGATTATTTGTGAAAGGCCGTCATAACGTCCGCCTCCGCAAACAGTTCCCTGTGCGCCTATTTCATTGGAAACAAATTCGAAAACAGTACCGCTGTAATAATCAAGACCTCTTACTATATGAGGATTAACAGTATATTTTATATTCATTATATCGAGTAATTCTTTAACACCCTCAAAATGATTTTTACAATCATCGCAGATATAATCAAGAATTTTAGGGGCGTTATCAGCAATTTTTGAACATATCTGACTCTTACAGTCAAGAATACGCATAGGATTTTTCTGCAAACGGCTGTTACAGGTTTCGCACAAATCATCTGAATAGGAAGAAAAATATTCTCTTAATGCATTATAATATTTTTCACGACATTCTTTACAGCCTATGGAGTTAATCTCAAGTGATAAATTTTTTATTTTTAAATTATCAAAAATAGTTTTTGCACAAGAAATTATTTCAGCATCTGCAGAAGGGTCAGAAGCTCCGAAAAACTCTATTCCAAACTGATGGAATTCTCTGAGTCTTCCCGCCTGCGGCTTCTCATATCTAAAGCACGAAATAAGATAATAAAGCTTTTGCGGAAGGCTTTGAGCAAAAAGACCGTTTTCCAAAACAAGCCTTACAACTCCTGATGTACCTTCGGGACGAAGAGTAATCTCTCTTCCGCCTTTATCGAAAAAGGTATACATTTCTTTTTGAACAACATCAGTATTATCTCCTACTCCGTGTTCAAAAAGAGCTCTGTGTTCAAATGTGGGAAATCTTACCTCATTCAAATTAAAGCTTTGAGCTGTTTTTCTGATAACATCCTCAATATACTGCCATTTTTTACATTCTTCCGGAAGAATATCTCTTGTTCCTCTCGGTAAGCTTGTTATAAGCTTCATATTTTTCATTCCTTTTTATATTCAATATCGTGTATATACATAACAAAGAGGCTGTCCTTTCGGTCAGCCTCATAAATAAAATGCTATTGGGCTTTGGCAATAGAAAAAATATTGTAATATGTTTTTAAATTTATTTTTTTGGATTTACAATATCACGCCAATTCAAGTCCCCTCTGTCAAGCGCCATTATAAGCACCTCAGCAGTTGCTGCATTTGTAGCAACCGGAATATTGTGCATATCACAAAGACGCAAAAGAGACATTTCATCAGGCTCAGTTGATTTTGCTGTAATGGGGTCACGGAAAAACAGCAAAATATCAATTTCGTTATATGCAATTCTTCCTGCAATCTGCTGGTCTCCACCTTGAGCACCGCTTAAAAATGAATTGATTTTTAAACCTGTAGCTTCAGATACAAGCTTTCCTGTTGTTCCGGTAGCGCAAAGAGAATGTCTACTTAAAATACCGCAATAAGCGATACAGAACTGTACCATAAGTTCCTTCTTTTTATCATGTGCAATAAGCGCAATATTCATATATTTAAACCTCCACTAATATTTCCAAAATTTAAACAAATCTATTTTTTCTCCGCATATTCTACGGGCTATATTATCAATAGCTTTAGTTGATATGCTTTTACAAAGAGCAGCAGGAATTCCCGCATTTGAAAAAACTATTATCCCTTCATCTTCGGGAACGACACCTATAAGGCGTACACAAACCGCATCAATCATATCATCTATATTCGCAGCAAGCTTCTTTTTCAAAAGATTTGAACGAACTCTATTAATAATAAGACGGCACTCGTAAATTCCCGCCTGTTTTGCAAGATTAGCAGCTCTTTCAGCATCTCTCATTGAAGTTGTATCATGGGTTGCAATAATGTATACTCTGTCAGCAGGATATATAGCACTGTAAAATCCGTCCCCTATTCCTGCAGGAGCATCAATAAAAATAAAATCAAACTTATCGGAAGCAAGGGAACAAATATGTTTTAAAGCATTTTTATTTTCCAAAGCTTCAATACAGTTGACCGGTGCTGCAACAATAAAAAGATTTTCTAAGGAAGGGTGCGATATAGCGCACTCTTCAAAATCACATCTTTCCATGTACAAATCCAAGTAATCATAAATACATAAGTCCTGCATTCCGAATACAAGGTCAAGATTTCTTAATCCTGCATCCGCATCAATTACTAAGACTTTTTTTCCTTTTTTAGCAAGAGCAGCTGAAAGTGCCGCACAAATCGAAGTTTTACCGACTCCGCCTTTTCCAGATGCCACGGTAATTACTTCAGCCAACCCTCTCACCTCTTCATTTTTAATCAACCATTATAATAGCATAAAAAGAGTTTTTCGTAAAGAGTTTTTTTAAAATTTTTACATTTTTAACTAATTAAATTTAATTTTACATACAATTTTACTAACTTATTAAAACGCTTTCCCTATCAATTGTGTCTCCTGTTTCTTTAACGGAAAAATATGATGCTAAAATATCCTTTGCAATAGGTGAAATTAGTCCGCCCTCTCCCGCATGCTCTACTACAACCGCAATAGCAATTTGAGGGTCATCTGCCGGAGCATAACACACAAAGGTACCGTTAGCTGAACCTTTTGGCACTTGAGCAGTTCCTGTTTTACCCGCTACTTTTATTCCTAAATCGGCAAAACGCCACGCTATAGATGTTTCAAGCATAACACGTTCCATACCCTTTTTAACACTTGAAACAGTATCCTTGGATAGTTCAATATTTTCAACTAACTCCGGAGTATTCTCCAAAATAATTTTATCGTAATGATAGCTTTTAACAGATTTAACTATATGAAGCTTATATCTTTTACCCTCCGAAGCGATAGTTTGAACATAACCTGCAAGCTGAATCGGAGTAAACATATTATCCGATTGACCGATTGCCGCCTGTATTGTGTTTCCTGCAGTCCATATTCTATCTAATACTTCTTCCGAATACTGTCTGCTTGCTATTATTCCTTCAGCTTCTCCGGGAAGTTCTATTCCTGTTTTAGCGCCAAAGCCAAATAATTTAGTCCATTGATTGAGCTTATCAATACCAATCAAACGACCTATATCAAAGAAATATCCGTTACAGGAATGTCTTATAGCGCCGTCAATTGCATTTGTTCCGTGTGCCATTCCTGCATAACATCTCGGAGAATATCCTGCATCTGCGTAATAAGTGTAGCTGCCGTAACAACTGTAAGTAGTATTTATATTAACTACCTTTTCTTCTAATCCCGCTATACCCGTAAGCATTTTAAAGGTTGAGCCGGGCGGATAAGTTCCCGAAATTCCCCTGTTCAAAAGCGGTTTCAAAGGGTTATTTATATTTTCCGAAAAATCCTTGTTGTAGGTTTCAAGCTTATATGTGGGATAATTTGCAAGTGCTAAAATTTCCCCTGTGTTAACCTCAACAACTACCACAGCACCGCCTTGGACGTCTGCACCCATACCATCTCGTCCGTAAACGGTATAAGCCTCTTCTTTTATTTCATTAATTCTTTTTTCAAGAGCTTTTTCCGCAACTCTTTGTAAATCGCTGTCTATTGTCAAAATAACATTATTTCCGGGAATAGCCTGTTTACTTTCTATTATAGAGGTTATCTGTCCCGATGTGTTTTTTTCTACTTGCTTTAAACCGTTTATTCCTTTCAGATATTTTTCGCAAGTATTTTCGATTCCGTCTTTACCAACTTGGTCGTTAAGACTGTACCCCTGTGCTTTTAAAGCAGGATATTCTTCGGCATATATCATTCCGACCCTACCTAAAATATGTGCTGCAATATCCGCTTGATCATACTCTCGAATCGGTGTAGTATCGACGCTTATACCTTTAAAATTTTCATAATCCTCTTTAATTTTAGTAACCGAGTTAATCGAAATATCATTTGCCAATATATATCCAGTAGCAGCATAACCGCCTAAATCAAGCTCACAGCGGATACCTATAATTTTTCTTGCCATAAGCTCATCATAGTCATTTAATTCATAATAAGACTTAAGCTGTGTAACAATTTCCTGAGGAGTTGATTCTATGTTTATTTTACGTTTTTTAAGATAAGCTTTAAAAGATGAAGATAACACACCTTTGTTTTCAGTGTTATATTCCAAAAAATCATAAGGTTCATTTAATGTAATAGGAAAATTATCTTCAAAAACATCTCCGTTTTCATCTAAAACTTCAACAAGACGTTTCAACGTAGCATTTATATCTTCCATCATATCTTTTTCCAGTGTAACTGTATATCCTATACGGTTAGAAACAAGAGGTCTGCCTAATCTATCTACAATCTCGCCCCTGGGTGCAATAACGGTTGCGCTTCTCAAGACACTTTTTTGAGATTTTTCAAGATAGCTTTCACCGCAAATA
It includes:
- a CDS encoding TGS domain-containing protein; translated protein: MKAKLPDGKIIEFEKNATAGDIIGSISQGLLRKTLVAEVNGTVCDLNTVITDDCDIKAFTFDDEQGKKAFWHTASHILAQAVKRLYPDAKLTIGPAIDNGFYYDFDSDVTFTADCLDKILAEMKNIVKEGYSLSKETISREEALKLFEEKNEPYKIELINDLEESENITIYTQGEFTDLCAGPHLKDVSDVKAIALTSCTGAYWRGNSNNKMLQRIYGTAFPKASMLEEHLARIEEAKKRDHNKLGRELELFTTSDVIGQGLPIMLPKGAKIIQQLQRFVEDEEEKRGWLLTKTPFMAKSDLYKISGHWDHYQDGMFILGDEEKDDEVFALRPMTCPFQYQAYLNRPRSY
- a CDS encoding DUF4340 domain-containing protein, coding for MIKNIKGIIAIAIVAVVLVVALLLLLLFPSKDADSSSELSSEPVKVFEVDKSTVTAIDVKNQNGEISLVKEGNDFKLKGKDSLPQNISKISSVVSEVVKIEATQSVNKAPEDLSIYGLSEPKATITVSQNDGASHTILLGDEALNGGIYLKKGDSDEVFLVDAYDFYCYEYTNLDLYTTSTDTKATNENVKYVKLINGNKTVYELEVLSDEEIKKNEGTYQSIYEMVAPVKCATDTETVSKVINAISGFTFEKVVADEFDNKLLEEYGLLTPNIVFTYKYTVEETETDSTTGETKVISTESFKETIKIGKEKENGKYYAMFEGRDLIYSVSSSYVSAFNDVTTDQMCASLVYITNINTVKNITVEGYNKTYSFDLLNSDAEDTEDMIVKYNGKEYPQDTFRKLYQVIIGTTQNGLSDNRTGSLEATITFNKTDGKKDVISFYKIDDRNMFVKINGEGIYSVNKTSVEKIFSSCEKYINGEKITV
- a CDS encoding ABC transporter, which gives rise to MIAILKKELRSMFLSPLAYVVIGGFTFLSAFSFLSSTLASMTSDVTSFFSSLVLWIIIIVAILSMKIFSDEKKSKTDQLLLTSPVSLTQIVLGKFLASYIVYLISMAITFIYMLIVVIFGQLEWGIVFANYLGLFLLGAAVVSIGVFVSSLTESALVSALLTLIILFLSYLASSFAYVIVSFTTGLPEIIVSGISSFIGVLAIFDKYNTFASGMLDFTAIVYYLSITAIFLFLTVRVFEKRRWS
- a CDS encoding ATP-binding cassette domain-containing protein, whose protein sequence is MIEVSNLSKLYGSKVAVNNVNFSIEAGEIVGLLGPNGAGKSTTMNIMTGYLSANTGTVKIGGFDIFENPAAAKKKIGYLPEQPPLYFDMTVKEYLNFVYDLKGCTLERKPHIKEVCEVVKIKDVYNRLIGNLSKGYKQRVGLAQALINAPEVLILDEPTVGLDPKEIIEIRNLIKRLGKSRTVILSSHILSEIQAVCERILVINNGRLVADSTQDLLTKENTNLKMSIRIGANQNEALKVLKNIDGVKYCEPTTSFEKGTCDFLIEAQSGIDIRRPMFKALAEKDMPILELKPVDMTLEDAFLNIVGENKGGIKE
- the aspS gene encoding aspartate--tRNA ligase produces the protein MKRTKYCGNFNSSDIGQVHTVTGWVQRTRNLGGLLFIDLRDRTGIVQLTFDEAYSKELFDKAYSIRSEFVLQATGKVRGRGEGAINKTIATGEVEILVDGLTVLSVAQTPPFEIVENCQTNEELRLKYRYLDLRRPDVQRCLMLRHRVVKIARDYYDKNGFLEIETPIMTKSTPEGARDYLVPSRVHPGSFYALPQSPQLYKQLLMLSGYDRYMQIARCFRDEDLRADRQPEFTQIDLEMSFIDENDIMSINEGFIKKAFEEALGIEIQTPFLRMPYKEAMDRFGSDKPDIRFGFELCDISKEVENCGFKVFDSTLENGGSVRCINIKGFAQNMSRREIDGLAEFVKTYGAKGLAWMKSLNGEVTSSFAKFITDEQVLENIKKKADFEDNDVIFVVADKNSVVYASLGALRCEIAKRLQLINEDEYKFLWVTEFPLVEFDEEENRCVAMHHPFTAPMEEDIEYMETEPLKVRARAYDMVLNGVELGGGSIRIHSQELQQKMFRTLGFTNEEAQDKFGFLLNAFKYGVPPHGGLAFGLDRLIMLMAKRDSIRDVIAFPKVQNASELMNSCPSEVEAKQLEELSIKIDIKQN
- a CDS encoding histidine--tRNA ligase, which produces MKLITSLPRGTRDILPEECKKWQYIEDVIRKTAQSFNLNEVRFPTFEHRALFEHGVGDNTDVVQKEMYTFFDKGGREITLRPEGTSGVVRLVLENGLFAQSLPQKLYYLISCFRYEKPQAGRLREFHQFGIEFFGASDPSADAEIISCAKTIFDNLKIKNLSLEINSIGCKECREKYYNALREYFSSYSDDLCETCNSRLQKNPMRILDCKSQICSKIADNAPKILDYICDDCKNHFEGVKELLDIMNIKYTVNPHIVRGLDYYSGTVFEFVSNEIGAQGTVCGGGRYDGLSQIIGDQALAGIGFAMGLERILLLMEAQGIEFDTQPKSDIYFAYIGEKGKNEAIKQTLVLRRLGFSAETDIVGRGLKAQMKYADKINARYTVVLGDNEVEAQKAVIKDMQSGEKTEIEIEKIIEFLK
- the mgsA gene encoding methylglyoxal synthase; amino-acid sequence: MNIALIAHDKKKELMVQFCIAYCGILSRHSLCATGTTGKLVSEATGLKINSFLSGAQGGDQQIAGRIAYNEIDILLFFRDPITAKSTEPDEMSLLRLCDMHNIPVATNAATAEVLIMALDRGDLNWRDIVNPKK
- the minD gene encoding septum site-determining protein MinD, translating into MIKNEEVRGLAEVITVASGKGGVGKTSICAALSAALAKKGKKVLVIDADAGLRNLDLVFGMQDLCIYDYLDLYMERCDFEECAISHPSLENLFIVAAPVNCIEALENKNALKHICSLASDKFDFIFIDAPAGIGDGFYSAIYPADRVYIIATHDTTSMRDAERAANLAKQAGIYECRLIINRVRSNLLKKKLAANIDDMIDAVCVRLIGVVPEDEGIIVFSNAGIPAALCKSISTKAIDNIARRICGEKIDLFKFWKY